A genomic window from Helicobacter pylori includes:
- a CDS encoding M48 family metallopeptidase has product MNVYHLTLSDTHIVIEKKAIKHLHISVCPPNGSVHVSCPLALNDEGLKLSLIKRLPWIKEQQRNFLNQNRQSQREMLERESHYLFGKRYLLKIEHTQKNHFVLQSPTHLILHVRQNTSLENRLKALENYYRQVLREKIQTYINQYEKALNESIQGFKIQKMKRIWGSCNALKRTLLFNLELVKAPSEGIEYVVVHELLHLKARHHNEYFRDLLSLYLPHWQRAKASLKETYLEHC; this is encoded by the coding sequence ATGAATGTTTATCATTTGACTTTAAGCGATACCCATATCGTTATAGAAAAAAAGGCTATTAAACATTTGCACATTAGCGTTTGCCCGCCCAACGGCTCTGTGCATGTGTCTTGCCCCCTAGCTTTAAATGATGAGGGCCTTAAGCTTTCTTTGATCAAACGGCTCCCTTGGATAAAAGAACAGCAACGAAATTTTTTAAACCAAAACAGACAAAGCCAAAGAGAAATGCTAGAAAGAGAAAGCCATTACCTTTTTGGGAAACGCTATTTGTTAAAGATTGAACACACTCAAAAAAACCACTTTGTCCTCCAAAGCCCCACGCATTTAATCTTGCATGTCCGTCAAAATACAAGTTTAGAAAACCGCTTAAAAGCGCTAGAAAACTATTACCGACAAGTTTTAAGAGAAAAAATACAAACTTACATCAACCAATACGAAAAAGCTTTAAACGAAAGCATACAGGGCTTTAAAATCCAAAAAATGAAACGGATATGGGGGAGTTGCAACGCTCTTAAACGCACCTTACTTTTTAATTTGGAATTGGTTAAAGCGCCTAGTGAAGGCATTGAATATGTGGTTGTGCATGAGTTATTGCATTTAAAAGCGCGCCACCATAACGAATATTTTAGAGATTTGCTGAGTTTGTATTTACCCCATTGGCAAAGGGCTAAGGCCAGCCTCAAAGAAACTTATTTGGAGCACTGTTAA